A section of the Pristiophorus japonicus isolate sPriJap1 chromosome 4, sPriJap1.hap1, whole genome shotgun sequence genome encodes:
- the LOC139262650 gene encoding ferritin, higher subunit-like → MASQVCQNYHQDCEDAVNKQINMELYSSYVYLSMSFYFDRDDVALRHFAEFFKEQSHEECEHAEKLMKFQNRRGGRIILTDIKKPEQDEWNNGLEVMQRALQMEKNVNHSLLDLHKLSSGSTDPHLCDFLETHYLDEQVKMIKKLGDHITNLKRLGAPENGLGEYLFDKLTLGESD, encoded by the exons ATGGCTTctcaagtgtgtcagaactaccaccaggactgtgaggatgctgtcaacaagcagatcaacatggagctctattcctcctatgtttatctctccatG tccttctactttgaccgggatgatgttgccctgcgtcactttgctgagttcttcaaggagcagtcgcaTGAGGAATGTgaacatgctgagaaactgatgaaattccagaatcgtcgtggaggacggatcatcttgACGGATATCAAG AAACCTGAGCAGGATGAGTGGAacaatggtctggaggtgatgcagagagctctgcagatggagaagaatgtgaaccacagtctgctggatctgcacaaactctcctctgggagcactgaccctcat ttgtgtgactttctggagacccactacttggatgaacaagtgaagatgatcaagaagcttggagatcacatcaccaacctgaagagactgggagcccctgagaatggcctgggagagtacctttTCGACAAGCTCACGCTGGGGGAGAGTGACTGA